In Maridesulfovibrio sp., a single genomic region encodes these proteins:
- a CDS encoding pitrilysin family protein: MFPQQNVRTESVLKGFRFEKLPILILLLGVLLMSTGCRIEKTDSGRAESAAAVMHGTGGSEQASPAQKNSAENSSAKAVRTADATAQEAMRSADAELSAEISQALASGTGPHVIKLKNGMSLLIKQDNRFPLVNVRLFVHAGSAYEDPKQAGISHLLEHMVFKGTTSRGPGQTAREIESVGGDMNAATSFDYTVYYVEVPEKEWKLGMDIVTDMTFNAAVDPEELKSEREVVLSELERGEDNPGSRIFKTLQSIVWNGTSYQWPIIGYRDTVKGLTSEDIHAYIDRLYQPQSMLLTVVGKINPEEVVKEAERICGSISDKNPVVPPTNFKLKSTGSTTVKIISGKWNKAYIGIAFPIPGLNSAKTAGLEMLCDLLGGGETSRLYRKFKYEKRMVDSISVSSLTLERAGMLYVFATLDADKVDEFWKELMNELSSVNIDEFTDREMERVALNLEDSLFLTKETLSGLASKLGYFQFFEGGQQAEENYLYDLRNITREQLQKLYDEFFVPEKLAACMLLPEGTEGEARKFEKTVNEFWPAKNKSSAEKSLSGPGKAETINLSNGSKLVFIPDETLPYTAISMYWMGGDSDITKDRQGLAALTAQSLTRGTKSMNATELEDFVSDRAASIDATAGREVFAINSKFPSRFTGDMLPLIKELISSPRFDPQELDRARQDQIASIDRKEDRPLSLAFRNIFPFLFKDGCYSYFHLGKQKRVAEFTEEDVLGYWKKQASRPFVIAVCGDYDRAAIEKFARAIDETLVKQDDLATLPTANWGDKKELTLELPERNQAHLMVIFPVPGLSDREATAGLSLLRATLAGQSGLLFRDLRDKQGLGYTVTAFLWQAPETGFMAFYIGTKPEQLEQAMKGFENTVKKLKSKDLPENELERARNILNGEYFQDHQSLISRSRESASLMVKGFEPDLDIRIIEQAGQMTGAQVRELINKYINWDGRYTLTVKP, encoded by the coding sequence ATGTTCCCACAACAAAACGTCAGGACCGAATCGGTCCTCAAAGGATTCAGATTTGAAAAATTGCCCATCCTTATTCTGCTGCTCGGAGTTCTGCTGATGAGCACGGGATGCAGAATTGAAAAAACAGACTCAGGCAGAGCCGAAAGCGCCGCAGCGGTCATGCACGGAACCGGAGGGTCGGAACAGGCAAGCCCTGCGCAGAAAAATTCCGCTGAAAATTCATCCGCAAAAGCGGTCCGGACTGCTGACGCCACAGCGCAGGAAGCCATGCGGTCAGCTGATGCGGAATTGAGTGCCGAAATTTCACAGGCGCTGGCCTCCGGAACCGGACCGCACGTGATTAAGCTGAAAAACGGCATGTCACTGCTGATCAAACAGGACAACCGCTTTCCGCTGGTTAATGTGAGGCTGTTCGTGCACGCGGGTTCCGCGTACGAAGACCCCAAGCAGGCCGGGATAAGCCATCTGCTTGAGCACATGGTATTCAAGGGCACCACTTCACGCGGCCCCGGTCAGACGGCACGGGAAATAGAATCCGTGGGCGGAGATATGAACGCCGCCACCAGCTTCGACTACACGGTATATTATGTTGAAGTTCCGGAGAAGGAATGGAAACTGGGCATGGACATAGTCACCGACATGACCTTCAACGCCGCAGTTGATCCTGAGGAACTCAAATCTGAACGGGAAGTAGTCCTCTCTGAACTCGAACGGGGAGAAGACAATCCCGGCAGCAGAATTTTCAAGACCCTGCAATCCATAGTCTGGAACGGCACAAGCTACCAATGGCCGATCATCGGATACCGGGATACGGTCAAGGGGCTCACCTCCGAAGACATCCACGCATACATCGACAGGCTCTATCAGCCGCAATCCATGCTTCTGACCGTTGTCGGTAAAATCAATCCCGAAGAGGTCGTCAAGGAAGCGGAACGCATCTGCGGCTCCATTTCAGACAAAAACCCCGTAGTCCCACCCACGAATTTCAAACTGAAATCAACAGGGTCAACTACCGTCAAGATTATTTCCGGCAAGTGGAACAAGGCATATATCGGCATCGCGTTCCCCATTCCGGGGTTGAACTCCGCCAAAACGGCCGGGCTTGAAATGCTGTGCGACCTTCTCGGCGGCGGTGAGACTTCCCGCCTGTACCGTAAGTTCAAATACGAAAAGAGAATGGTGGACAGCATCTCGGTTTCTTCGCTCACCCTTGAACGGGCGGGCATGTTGTATGTCTTTGCCACACTTGATGCGGACAAGGTTGATGAATTCTGGAAAGAACTCATGAACGAACTGTCCTCCGTAAATATAGACGAGTTCACGGACCGCGAGATGGAACGTGTAGCGCTCAACCTTGAAGACTCCCTGTTTCTTACCAAGGAAACCCTCTCCGGCCTGGCCTCGAAGCTGGGCTACTTCCAATTCTTCGAAGGCGGCCAACAGGCAGAAGAAAACTACCTCTATGACCTGCGCAACATCACCCGCGAACAACTGCAGAAACTTTATGATGAGTTTTTCGTTCCTGAAAAGCTGGCCGCCTGCATGCTGTTACCGGAAGGGACAGAAGGCGAAGCAAGGAAATTCGAAAAAACAGTAAACGAATTCTGGCCCGCCAAAAACAAATCCTCTGCCGAAAAAAGCCTCTCCGGACCGGGCAAAGCTGAAACCATAAATCTGTCCAACGGCAGCAAACTGGTATTCATCCCCGATGAAACACTCCCCTACACGGCCATATCAATGTACTGGATGGGTGGAGACTCAGACATTACCAAAGACCGGCAGGGGCTGGCTGCGCTGACAGCGCAAAGCCTGACCCGCGGGACTAAATCCATGAACGCAACGGAACTGGAAGACTTTGTCTCGGACAGGGCGGCGTCCATAGACGCAACTGCAGGACGCGAAGTTTTTGCCATAAACTCCAAGTTCCCATCCCGTTTCACCGGAGACATGCTGCCGCTTATCAAGGAGCTGATCAGCTCCCCGCGTTTCGACCCCCAGGAACTTGACCGCGCACGGCAGGACCAGATTGCCTCAATCGACCGCAAGGAAGATCGGCCCTTAAGTCTCGCGTTCAGGAATATTTTTCCATTCCTGTTCAAGGACGGATGCTATTCCTACTTCCATCTGGGCAAGCAGAAAAGGGTTGCCGAATTTACCGAAGAAGACGTCCTCGGTTACTGGAAAAAGCAGGCATCAAGGCCGTTCGTTATCGCCGTTTGCGGAGATTACGACCGTGCCGCAATTGAAAAATTTGCCCGCGCAATTGATGAAACACTTGTAAAACAGGATGATCTTGCCACACTTCCGACCGCAAACTGGGGAGACAAAAAAGAACTTACTCTGGAACTTCCGGAGCGCAATCAGGCTCACCTGATGGTCATTTTCCCGGTTCCCGGACTCTCCGACAGGGAAGCCACAGCAGGGCTTTCTCTTCTGCGAGCCACTCTTGCCGGGCAAAGCGGACTCCTGTTCCGCGATCTGCGCGACAAGCAGGGACTGGGCTACACGGTGACGGCTTTTCTCTGGCAGGCACCTGAAACAGGTTTTATGGCTTTCTACATCGGCACCAAGCCGGAACAGCTTGAACAGGCCATGAAAGGATTCGAAAATACGGTTAAAAAACTCAAGTCAAAAGACCTTCCCGAAAATGAGCTTGAGCGGGCCAGAAATATCCTTAACGGCGAGTACTTTCAGGATCATCAAAGCCTGATCTCACGCAGCCGCGAATCCGCCAGCCTTATGGTCAAAGGGTTCGAACCGGATCTGGACATCAGGATAATTGAGCAGGCCGGCCAAATGACCGGGGCACAGGTGCGGGAATTAATAAACAAATATATTAACTGGGACGGCAGATACACACTGACGGTAAAGCCCTGA